The Triticum aestivum cultivar Chinese Spring chromosome 7B, IWGSC CS RefSeq v2.1, whole genome shotgun sequence genome window below encodes:
- the LOC123156918 gene encoding probable protein S-acyltransferase 7 — protein MYVPRPSRSDGSRDAGEQPRVYQVWRGNNEFFLQGRLIFGPDARSIFLTMSLIFVPVVVFCVFVARHLINDFPDHCGISVMVVVVVFTVYDLTLLLLTSGRDPGIIPRNTHPPEPESIYGSNYIRGQTPLRLPRTRDVVVNGISVKVKYCDTCLLYRPPRCSHCSICNNYVERFDHHCPWVGQCIGQRNYRFFYMFVFSTMLICLYVFAFCWVYIIKISNAEHLSIGRAMLKTPASIVLIVYCFLCVWFVGGLSVFHFYLMSTNQTTYENFRYRYDRLANPYNRGILNNILEIFCSSIPPSKNNFRARVTVEQGVEQARSSSRGSMSPNMGKAVGDLEMGKKPAPWDEPRTTADIGDLEVGLGGMLDEKEGRVTHASPDVSRDELSAELVEGRAGMHSRHSSWDPRAETSESVNGNSVQTAPTEEANGGGHVTTSGVH, from the exons ATGTACGTGCCACGGCCCTCCCGCTCCGATGGCAGCCGAGACGCCGGCGAGCAGCCTAGGGTTTACCAGGTTTGGCGCGGAAACAAC GAATTCTTCTTGCAAGGGAGGCTTATATTTGGGCCTGATGCGAGATCCATATTTCTTACTATGTCCCTCATCTTTGTACCAGTGGTGGTGTTCTGTGTGTTTGTCGCCAGACACCTCATAAATGACTTTCCTGATCACTGTGGTATCTCAGTGATGGTAGTGGTAGTTGTCTTCACCGTCTAT GATTTGACGCTACTTCTTCTTACATCTGGTAGAGACCCTGGTATAATACCTCGCAATACTCACCCTCCTGAACCTGAAAGCATCTATGGGAGCAATTACATTAGAGGTCAAACACCGCTCCGTTTGCCTCGGACGAGGGATGTTGTTGTAAACGGAATTAGTGTGAAGGTTAAGTATTGTGACACCTGCTTGCTTTACCGACCACCTCGATGCTCACACTGTTCTATTTGCAATAACTACGTGGAACGGTTTGATCATCATTGCCCATGGGTTGGCCAATGCATTGGGCAG CGTAATTATCGGTTCTTCTACATGTTTGTATTCTCCACCATGTTAATCTGCCTCTACGTATTTGCCTTCTGTTGGGTGTACATAATCAAGATTAGTAATGCTGAGCATTTGTCAATTGGGAGGGCAATGTTAAAGACACCAGCCTCAATTGTTCTGATTGTCTACTGTTTTCTTTGTGTGTGGTTTGTTGGTGGTCTGTCTGTCTTCCATTTCTATCTGATGAGCACAAACCAG ACAACTTATGAAAATTTCAGATACCGCTATGATCGGCTGGCTAACCCCTATAACAGAGGTATTCTGAACAACATTCTAGAGATATTCTGCAGCTCTATTCCTCCTTCAAAGAACAATTTTCGGGCAAGAGTCACGGTAGAGCAAGGTGTAGAACAAGCACGATCTTCATCTAGGGGTTCCATGAGCCCCAACATGGGCAAGGCTGTTGGAGATCTTGAAATGGGCAAGAAGCCAGCGCCTTGGGATGAACCCAGGACGACAGCCGATATTGGCGACTTGGAAGTAGGTCTTGGTGGCATGTTGGATGAGAAAGAGGGCAGAGTAACCCATGCATCCCCAGATGTTAGCCGAGATGAACTTTCCGCGGAGCTTGTGGAAGGCCGAGCAGGCATGCATTCAAGGCATTCAAGCTGGGATCCTAGAGCTGAAACCTCGGAGTCAGTGAACGGCAATTCTGTGCAAACAGCCCCTACCGAGGAGGCTAATGGGGGCGGCCATGTTACTACGAGCGGTGTGCATTAG